From the Solanum lycopersicum chromosome 10, SLM_r2.1 genome, one window contains:
- the LOC101260385 gene encoding vacuolar protein-sorting protein bro1-like isoform X1: protein MGKGEEEQPIPSTALDAQSTNQNAEDRCCCRFKGLVSFKCVFVLILGLGVLISAVFLLPFFKNGDLGYLDLDNKYKGHDIVASFMLEKPVMFVNDNILQLADDIFDEISVSHTKVEIISLENIAGTNITEVIFAVDSEVKNGRISLTALSLVRSEFEAVITGQSALHLTATLFGDPFSFDVLKFRGGITVSPKQSGFLMQQFQMHFNFTLNFSIDEIQDNFHELKSQLKSGLHLSSYENLYMSLTNTRGSTVDPPTIVQCKVLFAVGLNPSSSRLKQLAQTIDSHSENLGLNNTVFGRVKQVSLSSDLPHSRGGDGGSPTPSPAPLPHHQHHYHHRSNFAPAISPAPKVGKGGSISRQVSPISAPKPASATVLPPSPAPAPALHEGHEAQPPCHFGRFPRKANSHSHIAPARAPVPAPHNTPSRHQQVHAPTPTPHEITASSPLPNVVYAHVHPPSRSNSVAQPPDRFTSTSPLPSSSSEGILSSKFWAFPLFLLVLLP, encoded by the exons ATGGGGAAAGGAGAGGAAGAACAGCCAATACCTAGTACTGCATTGGATGCACAAAGTACAAACCAAAATGCAGAGGATAGGTGTTGTTGTAGGTTCAAAGGGTTGGTGagttttaaatgtgtatttgtatTGATTCTTGGCTTGGGAGTCTTGATTTCTGCTGTTTTCTTGTTGCCATTCTTCAAGAATGGAGATCTGGGCTATTTGGATCTTGACAACAAGTATAAAG GTCATGATATAGTTGCCAGTTTCATGCTTGAGAAGCCAGTTATGTTTGTCAATGATAACATTTTGCAACTTGCAGatgatatttttgatgaaataagtgTTTCCCATACTAAA GTGGAAATAATATCATTAGAAAATATAGCTGGAACGAATATCACAGAGGTCATCTTTGCAGTTGACTCTGAAGTGAAAAATGGGAGGATCTCTCTTACTGCTCTGAGTTTAGTCCGGTCGGAATTTGAAGCTGTAATTACTGGCCAATCAGCTCTGCACTTGACAGCAACTTTGTTTGGCGatcctttttcctttgatgTGCTGAAATTCAGAGGTGGGATTACTGTGAGCCCCAAACAGAGTGGATTCCTCATGCAGCAATTCCAGATGCATTTCAACTTCACGTTGAACTTTTCAATTGATGAAATTCAAGATAATTTTCATGAACTAAAAAGCCAGCTCAAATCTGGATTACATCTTTCATCATATGAG AACTTGTATATGAGTTTGACTAATACAAGAGGGTCAACTGTGGATCCTCCCACTATTGTTCAGTGTAAAGTCCTTTTTGCAGTTGGGTTAAATCCCTCCAGTTCAAGGTTGAAGCAGTTGGCTCAGACAATTGATTCTCATTCTGAAAACCTTGGCCTCAATAACACCGTATTTGGAAGGGTTAAACAAGTTAGCCTGTCCTCTGATTTACCACATTCTCGAGGTGGTGATGGGGGTAGTCCCACACCTTCTCCAGCTCCACTACCTCATCATCAACACCACTACCATCATCGTTCAAACTTCGCTCCTGCAATATCACCTGCTCCAAAGGTTGGGAAAGGTGGATCTATTAGCAGGCAAGTTTCACCTATATCCGCACCAAAGCCAGCATCTGCAACAGTACTTCCACCTTCCCCTGCTCCTGCTCCCGCACTACACGAAGGACATGAGGCCCAGCCTCCTTGTCATTTTGGGAGATTTCCAAGAAAGGCGAATAGTCACTCGCATATAGCTCCTGCTCGAGCACCAGTCCCTGCACCTCATAATACTCCCTCGCGGCACCAGCAAGTACATGCTCCAACTCCTACCCCACATGAAATCACTGCATCAAGTCCATTGCCCAATGTAGTGTATGCTCATGTTCATCCTCCATCAAGGAGTAATTCTGTTGCACAGCCTCCTGACAGATTTACGTCAACTTCACCCTTGCCATCTTCAT CTTCTGAAGGGATTCTTTCGTCAAAATTCTGGGCTTTCCCGCTGTTCCTACTTGTACTACTTCCATAG
- the LOC101260677 gene encoding phosphatidylinositol 4-kinase gamma 8-like: MRFNKMAVAINPQNHGFKQFVRPPRCKIPSFSQLDYINILESSQTSLAHSVHHVPFEFSNIQKSFSTPCLSLSTRTEEDIESNPRVEIIGGHRAPKVHALVVEVAIAMASGVKPELLASGLGGAYLFRASNGNAVAVAKPADEEPLALNNPKGFAGRMLGQPGMKRSIKIGETGVRESAAYLLDHDGFAGVPPTTLVKFSHVTFNINDSQSISASTYKTASLQRYMEHDYDAGDLGASGFSVASIHRIGILDIRLLNLDRHAGNILVKHGKESYAVDSAELVPIDHGLCLPESLDDPYFEWLHWPQASIPFSESEMEYIRGLDPFKDADLLRNELPSIRESSIRVLVVCTILLKQAVTSGLCLAQIGEMMTRKCYGGQEEWSALEKICFSAKVNMESKIKEDDQSICEEKERSVGVFQFDYEDGDDSYQEDEEADEILQGSAITAKPPKIPRFSSVRSMSTIANPSVFHYEEECDCVNNKICGSDTLIDDDGGKEDNINDSDSQKTSAMLRSMSFGTKNYKNDGEGISFGEMSSEQWILFLEVFEKLLAEAFEGKNCMCLLKQRLGSSCEF; encoded by the coding sequence ATGAGATTCAACAAGATGGCTGTAGCTATCAATCCCCAAAATCACGGGTTCAAGCAATTCGTTAGACCTCCAAGGTGTAAGATTCCATCGTTCTCTCAGCTCGATTACATCAACATTCTTGAATCAAGCCAAACGAGCCTTGCACATTCTGTACATCATGTTCCCTTTGAGTTCTCGAACATCCAAAAGAGCTTTTCCACACCTTGTTTATCCCTCTCCACTAGAACGGAAGAAGATATTGAAAGTAATCCGAGAGTTGAAATCATTGGTGGTCATCGCGCTCCTAAAGTGCATGCTTTAGTAGTTGAGGTTGCTATTGCTATGGCTTCTGGAGTCAAACCTGAGTTACTGGCAAGTGGACTAGGTGGTGCTTACCTTTTTCGGGCGAGTAATGGTAATGCAGTAGCAGTGGCAAAACCTGCTGATGAAGAACCTTTAGCTTTGAATAATCCAAAAGGATTTGCAGGTCGGATGCTAGGCCAACCTGGCATGAAACGTTCCATCAAGATAGGTGAAACTGGTGTCCGGGAATCTGCTGCTTATCTTCTTGACCATGATGGATTTGCTGGTGTTCCTCCAACAACATTGGTCAAATTTTCTCATGTTACCTTCAATATAAACGATTCACAATCGATATCTGCTTCAACTTACAAAACTGCCTCGCTTCAACGATATATGGAACATGATTATGATGCAGGAGACTTAGGTGCTTCAGGCTTTTCAGTGGCTTCAATTCATCGTATTGGAATTTTGGATATACGTCTTCTCAATCTCGACAGGCATGCTGGAAATATCCTGGTGAAGCACGGGAAAGAAAGCTATGCTGTTGATTCTGCTGAACTTGTACCTATAGATCATGGACTTTGCTTGCCAGAATCACTTGATGATCCATACTTTGAATGGCTGCATTGGCCTCAAGCTTCCATTCCATTTTCGGAGTCTGAAATGGAGTATATACGTGGTCTTGATCCTTTTAAGGATGCAGATTTACTGAGAAATGAACTCCCTTCTATCAGGGAATCATCCATTCGGGTTCTTGTGGTGTGCACTATTCTTTTGAAGCAAGCTGTTACTTCAGGGCTTTGTCTAGCTCAAATCGGAGAAATGATGACTCGAAAATGTTATGGAGGACAGGAGGAATGGAGTGCATTAGAAAAGATATGTTTCAGTGCCAAGGTTAACATGGAGAGTAAAATAAAAGAGGATGATCAAAGTATCTgtgaagagaaagaaagaagtgTTGGAGTTTTCCAGTTTGATTATGAAGATGGAGATGACTCATATCAAGAAGATGAGGAAGCTGATGAAATCTTGCAAGGCTCTGCTATAACAGCTAAACCACCGAAAATTCCAAGGTTTTCATCTGTTAGGTCTATGAGTACAATAGCTAATCCATCAGTGTTTCATTATgaagaagaatgtgattgcgtAAACAACAAAATTTGTGGTTCAGATACCTTGATAGACGATGATGGTGGTAAGGAGGACAATATCAACGATAGTGATAGTCAGAAAACTAGTGCTATGTTGAGGAGTATGAGCTTTGGTACAAAAAATTACAAGAATGATGGTGAAGGGATTTCTTTTGGTGAAATGAGTAGTGAACAATGGATCTTGTTCTTAGAGGTTTTCGAGAAGCTTTTGGCCGAGGCATTTGAGGGAAAAAACTGCATGTGTTTGTTAAAGCAAAGATTGGGATCTTCTTGTGAATTCTGA
- the LOC138338965 gene encoding probable pectinesterase/pectinesterase inhibitor 12, whose amino-acid sequence MAALFACPNNSISLYYIQIKQGIYEEYVQIDSWKTNIVFLGEGMDRTIITGNKSYGGGIGTYDTATVGVDGRGFIAQDIAFRNTAGAVNYQAVALRASAECITFYRCQFDSFQDTVYTHNGKQFYRECVILGTIDFICGDATAVFQSCLIEIRKPLKGQYVVITAQQRNNNGQTGLVLQNCTLKLATPDAGDNVAMYLGRPWGNFSRTVIMQSYIDIFVDHKGWIEFGNMPIVQPYYLEYQNKGVGADTKRRVKWASTTNDPRIVSNFTVRNFINGDEWIPSTVPHYLDLM is encoded by the exons ATGGCTGCTTTATTTGCGTGTCCGAATAATAGTATTTCACTATACTATATTCAAATCAAACAAGGAATTTATGAAGAATATGTCCAAATCGACTCGTGGAAAACCAACATTGTTTTTCTTGGAGAAGGAATGGACAGAACAATAATAACAGGAAATAAGAGTTATGGAGGTGGAATAGGAACGTACGATACTGCTACCGTGG ggGTGGATGGAAGAGGCTTCATTGCGCAAGACATTGCATTTCGGAACACGGCTGGAGCTGTGAACTATCAAGCGGTAGCTTTAAGGGCATCTGCCGAGTGCATCACCTTCTATAGGTGTCAGTTTGATAGTTTTCAAGACACCGTATATACACACAATGGCAAACAGTTCTACAGAGAATGTGTAATTTTGGGCACCATCGATTTCATTTGTGGTGATGCAACTGCAGTGTTTCAAAGTTGTTTGATTGAAATACGTAAGCCACTAAAAGGTCAATATGTCGTCATCACAGCACAACAGAGAAACAATAATGGTCAAACAGGACTCGTATTGCAGAATTGCACGTTGAAATTGGCAACTCCAGACGCAGGAGATAATGTAGCTATGTACTTAGGTCGGCCATGGGGAAATTTTTCACGTACGGTCATTATGCAGAGTTACATAGATATATTCGTAGATCACAAAGGGTGGATAGAATTTGGAAATATGCCTATAGTTCAGCCATACTATTTGGAATATCAGAATAAAGGAGTTGGTGCAGATACAAAGAGACGTGTCAAGTGGGCATCAACTACTAATGATCCCAGAATTGTATCAAATTTCACAGTTAGAAATTTCATAAACGGTGATGAATGGATTCCTTCCACAGTTCCACATTACTTAGATCTCATGTAG
- the LOC101260385 gene encoding uncharacterized protein isoform X3: MEIWAIWILTTSIKVEIISLENIAGTNITEVIFAVDSEVKNGRISLTALSLVRSEFEAVITGQSALHLTATLFGDPFSFDVLKFRGGITVSPKQSGFLMQQFQMHFNFTLNFSIDEIQDNFHELKSQLKSGLHLSSYENLYMSLTNTRGSTVDPPTIVQCKVLFAVGLNPSSSRLKQLAQTIDSHSENLGLNNTVFGRVKQVSLSSDLPHSRGGDGGSPTPSPAPLPHHQHHYHHRSNFAPAISPAPKVGKGGSISRQVSPISAPKPASATVLPPSPAPAPALHEGHEAQPPCHFGRFPRKANSHSHIAPARAPVPAPHNTPSRHQQVHAPTPTPHEITASSPLPNVVYAHVHPPSRSNSVAQPPDRFTSTSPLPSSSSEGILSSKFWAFPLFLLVLLP, encoded by the exons ATGGAGATCTGGGCTATTTGGATCTTGACAACAAGTATAAAG GTGGAAATAATATCATTAGAAAATATAGCTGGAACGAATATCACAGAGGTCATCTTTGCAGTTGACTCTGAAGTGAAAAATGGGAGGATCTCTCTTACTGCTCTGAGTTTAGTCCGGTCGGAATTTGAAGCTGTAATTACTGGCCAATCAGCTCTGCACTTGACAGCAACTTTGTTTGGCGatcctttttcctttgatgTGCTGAAATTCAGAGGTGGGATTACTGTGAGCCCCAAACAGAGTGGATTCCTCATGCAGCAATTCCAGATGCATTTCAACTTCACGTTGAACTTTTCAATTGATGAAATTCAAGATAATTTTCATGAACTAAAAAGCCAGCTCAAATCTGGATTACATCTTTCATCATATGAG AACTTGTATATGAGTTTGACTAATACAAGAGGGTCAACTGTGGATCCTCCCACTATTGTTCAGTGTAAAGTCCTTTTTGCAGTTGGGTTAAATCCCTCCAGTTCAAGGTTGAAGCAGTTGGCTCAGACAATTGATTCTCATTCTGAAAACCTTGGCCTCAATAACACCGTATTTGGAAGGGTTAAACAAGTTAGCCTGTCCTCTGATTTACCACATTCTCGAGGTGGTGATGGGGGTAGTCCCACACCTTCTCCAGCTCCACTACCTCATCATCAACACCACTACCATCATCGTTCAAACTTCGCTCCTGCAATATCACCTGCTCCAAAGGTTGGGAAAGGTGGATCTATTAGCAGGCAAGTTTCACCTATATCCGCACCAAAGCCAGCATCTGCAACAGTACTTCCACCTTCCCCTGCTCCTGCTCCCGCACTACACGAAGGACATGAGGCCCAGCCTCCTTGTCATTTTGGGAGATTTCCAAGAAAGGCGAATAGTCACTCGCATATAGCTCCTGCTCGAGCACCAGTCCCTGCACCTCATAATACTCCCTCGCGGCACCAGCAAGTACATGCTCCAACTCCTACCCCACATGAAATCACTGCATCAAGTCCATTGCCCAATGTAGTGTATGCTCATGTTCATCCTCCATCAAGGAGTAATTCTGTTGCACAGCCTCCTGACAGATTTACGTCAACTTCACCCTTGCCATCTTCAT CTTCTGAAGGGATTCTTTCGTCAAAATTCTGGGCTTTCCCGCTGTTCCTACTTGTACTACTTCCATAG
- the LOC101260385 gene encoding vacuolar protein-sorting protein bro1-like isoform X2 — MTHLYAGTTCRAVSYFETFGHDIVASFMLEKPVMFVNDNILQLADDIFDEISVSHTKVEIISLENIAGTNITEVIFAVDSEVKNGRISLTALSLVRSEFEAVITGQSALHLTATLFGDPFSFDVLKFRGGITVSPKQSGFLMQQFQMHFNFTLNFSIDEIQDNFHELKSQLKSGLHLSSYENLYMSLTNTRGSTVDPPTIVQCKVLFAVGLNPSSSRLKQLAQTIDSHSENLGLNNTVFGRVKQVSLSSDLPHSRGGDGGSPTPSPAPLPHHQHHYHHRSNFAPAISPAPKVGKGGSISRQVSPISAPKPASATVLPPSPAPAPALHEGHEAQPPCHFGRFPRKANSHSHIAPARAPVPAPHNTPSRHQQVHAPTPTPHEITASSPLPNVVYAHVHPPSRSNSVAQPPDRFTSTSPLPSSSSEGILSSKFWAFPLFLLVLLP; from the exons ATGACGCATCTCTATGCTGGAACTACATGTCGAGCTGTTAGTTACTTCGAAACTTTTG GTCATGATATAGTTGCCAGTTTCATGCTTGAGAAGCCAGTTATGTTTGTCAATGATAACATTTTGCAACTTGCAGatgatatttttgatgaaataagtgTTTCCCATACTAAA GTGGAAATAATATCATTAGAAAATATAGCTGGAACGAATATCACAGAGGTCATCTTTGCAGTTGACTCTGAAGTGAAAAATGGGAGGATCTCTCTTACTGCTCTGAGTTTAGTCCGGTCGGAATTTGAAGCTGTAATTACTGGCCAATCAGCTCTGCACTTGACAGCAACTTTGTTTGGCGatcctttttcctttgatgTGCTGAAATTCAGAGGTGGGATTACTGTGAGCCCCAAACAGAGTGGATTCCTCATGCAGCAATTCCAGATGCATTTCAACTTCACGTTGAACTTTTCAATTGATGAAATTCAAGATAATTTTCATGAACTAAAAAGCCAGCTCAAATCTGGATTACATCTTTCATCATATGAG AACTTGTATATGAGTTTGACTAATACAAGAGGGTCAACTGTGGATCCTCCCACTATTGTTCAGTGTAAAGTCCTTTTTGCAGTTGGGTTAAATCCCTCCAGTTCAAGGTTGAAGCAGTTGGCTCAGACAATTGATTCTCATTCTGAAAACCTTGGCCTCAATAACACCGTATTTGGAAGGGTTAAACAAGTTAGCCTGTCCTCTGATTTACCACATTCTCGAGGTGGTGATGGGGGTAGTCCCACACCTTCTCCAGCTCCACTACCTCATCATCAACACCACTACCATCATCGTTCAAACTTCGCTCCTGCAATATCACCTGCTCCAAAGGTTGGGAAAGGTGGATCTATTAGCAGGCAAGTTTCACCTATATCCGCACCAAAGCCAGCATCTGCAACAGTACTTCCACCTTCCCCTGCTCCTGCTCCCGCACTACACGAAGGACATGAGGCCCAGCCTCCTTGTCATTTTGGGAGATTTCCAAGAAAGGCGAATAGTCACTCGCATATAGCTCCTGCTCGAGCACCAGTCCCTGCACCTCATAATACTCCCTCGCGGCACCAGCAAGTACATGCTCCAACTCCTACCCCACATGAAATCACTGCATCAAGTCCATTGCCCAATGTAGTGTATGCTCATGTTCATCCTCCATCAAGGAGTAATTCTGTTGCACAGCCTCCTGACAGATTTACGTCAACTTCACCCTTGCCATCTTCAT CTTCTGAAGGGATTCTTTCGTCAAAATTCTGGGCTTTCCCGCTGTTCCTACTTGTACTACTTCCATAG
- the LOC101260092 gene encoding nascent polypeptide-associated complex subunit alpha-like protein 1: MTAQSQEEILAAHLEQQQIESEEPIIEDEDDNDEDDDDEDDKDDDDVEGGSGRSKQSRSEKKSRKAMIKLGMKPIPMVSRVTVKKSKNILFVISKPDVFKSPASDTYVIFGEAKIEDLSSQLQSQAAEQFKAPNLSNVISKPEPSTVAQDDEDVDETGVEPKDIELVMTQAGVSRAKSVKALKAANGDIVSAIMELTN, encoded by the exons ATGACTGCTCAATCTCAAGAAGAAATCTTAGCCGCTCATCTGGAACAACAGCAGATTGAA TCCGAGGAGCCAATTATTGAGGATGAAGACGACAATGATGAAGACGACGACGATGAAGATGacaaagatgatgatgatgttgaag GGGGTAGTGGTAGGTCAAAACAGAGCAGGAGCGAGAAAAAGAGTCGAAAAGCTATGATCAAGCTTGGAATGAAGCCAATCCCCATGGTCAGCCGTGTCACTGTCAAAAAGAGCAAGAAT ATTCTATTTGTCATCTCAAAACCAGATGTTTTCAAGAGCCCTGCATCAGACACATATGTCATATTTGGTGAGGCAAAGATTGAGGACTTGAGTTCTCAATTGCAGTCTCAAGCTGCTGAGCAGTTCAAGGCTCCTAATTTGAGTAATGTGATATCAAAGCCAGAACCATCAACGGTGGCTCAGGACGATGAGGATGTAGATGAGACTGGTGTAGAACCCAAGGATATCGAGCTGGTGATGACTCAAGCTGGTGTTTCCAGAGCAAAATCTGTCAAGGCTCTCAAGGCTGCAAATGGTGATATTGTCTCTGCCATTATGGAGCTTACAAACTAG